From one Chlamydiifrater phoenicopteri genomic stretch:
- a CDS encoding MarC family protein, translated as MLLALFQLSLLFFMLFDALGSFPVFVTLLKDFSPERRRKIIIRECLFALATLVVFITFGRKIFHLFNVSLYSFQVVGGAMLFAIGLDMAFSPLKQDLSTTNQKVVQDPIFFPLAFPVLTGPAVISATLSCVEEKVYSLEFIFCAICLAWAASLVIFLYSTVFNRIMGKDGLVALERLFGVILLLIAGNLVLKGLGIAFNIGFYAT; from the coding sequence ATGTTATTAGCTTTATTCCAATTAAGCCTTCTTTTCTTCATGCTTTTTGACGCCCTGGGGTCTTTCCCTGTATTTGTCACTTTGCTAAAAGACTTCTCTCCAGAAAGGCGCCGAAAAATAATCATACGAGAGTGTCTATTCGCTCTAGCTACGCTAGTTGTTTTTATCACTTTCGGGCGAAAGATTTTTCATCTCTTCAATGTATCTCTCTACTCTTTCCAAGTTGTCGGGGGAGCTATGCTCTTCGCCATTGGATTGGATATGGCTTTCTCTCCGTTAAAGCAAGACCTCTCAACAACAAATCAAAAAGTTGTTCAGGATCCAATATTTTTTCCTTTAGCCTTTCCAGTTTTAACGGGACCAGCCGTAATTTCTGCAACACTAAGCTGTGTTGAAGAAAAAGTTTACAGTCTAGAGTTTATTTTTTGCGCCATCTGTTTGGCTTGGGCAGCCTCACTTGTAATCTTTCTTTACTCCACAGTATTTAACCGCATCATGGGTAAAGACGGGTTGGTAGCTCTTGAAAGATTGTTTGGAGTCATCCTCCTTCTTATAGCTGGCAATTTAGTGTTAAAAGGTCTCGGAATAGCCTTTAACATTGGTTTTTACGCGACTTAG